In Haliotis asinina isolate JCU_RB_2024 chromosome 16, JCU_Hal_asi_v2, whole genome shotgun sequence, the following are encoded in one genomic region:
- the LOC137268709 gene encoding toll-like receptor 4, with amino-acid sequence MDYCLQVVSLTVALLAGGSSLECQQCQCSESRHSITADCTNRNLSSVPSNLPYNITNLKLARNKISSLGKQLKKYIFLKILDLSFNYLKKLDRYDFAGLSELQALNLSYNHLRLSEEVYPNGMFQSQTKLRLLIINNNSPPENEADLSDTDTSLYYPDETFQDLVSLQELHIDGLKNPMFGEGFRCTNITKLTIGGNCNMRDISNETFRYLKRLTHLDITNCVITDIGQSAFEPLQNIHMLDMSQNSDLGLDKAFASLYGLRNSPLKILKANKLNRYQGIGILVTAEHVKYMSGMVLEELHMDDNRIEILDPRVPVLLPQTLKVLFVRKNKFSFGLYLLTLTSMTNLQFVDASSGHLSHARPFSVQAEAQLDSYLTELETNPHMAHGDTSNAGESSSSLSDVTKSVKHIFSLFEDLSDGDSPWPGNFTIHVPPNATYANVSNAKLSYTIPRIRFGKNILKTLDLSYNFFTKWFGPVIGLHHLEFGDVSHNYCDFINIHFFDDLISLRILNISFNYLGYTLHDGTFSTLLKLEHLDLSNNKLSSLPRDVFKGLENLKYLSVGSNYLNKWNANIGDLRKLKLLDVSDNLFEELDVIFRNQIDDNASKELKMRLHKNPWKCTCETLSFLKWLDTKRSRVYDLQDLLCTGSDGSQKNMTNLHDIIMELEKSCASYTGVVIGVLSLIMLVLIFAVTGIVYRYRWKLRCLYYVARNRHRGYLPVEEEDQEFEFDAFISYADEDRGLVVRKMRQRLEEMQGLKLCIHHRDFLVGEAIAANILNAVQSSRKTVIALSRHFLRSYWCKYEVEMAKMESIYTGRNILLVVVLENIPVKDLPPDIVELMCQDSYVEYTDNQDGQEVFWHNLERAIRRM; translated from the coding sequence ATGGATTATTGTTTACAAGTCGTGTCTTTAACCGTGGCCCTGTTAGCAGGAGGATCAAGTCTCGAGTGTCAGCAATGTCAGTGTTCTGAAAGCAGGCACTCTATAACTGCTGACTGTACAAACAGAAACTTGTCATCCGTTCCCAGTAACCTCCCATATAATATCACCAATCTGAAACTGGCTCGTAACAAAATTTCATCCCTTGGAAAGCagctgaaaaaatacattttcctgAAAATACTTGATTTATCGTTCAATTATCTGAAAAAGCTCGACCGCTACGACTTTGCCGGACTTTCTGAATTGCAAGCCCTCAATCTCAGCTACAATCACTTACGTCTCTCTGAAGAAGTGTATCCAAATGGTATGTTCCAGTCTCAGACAAAACTACGGTTGCTGATAATAAACAACAATTCTCCTCCCGAGAATGAAGCCGATTTGAGTGACACAGACACTTCACTTTACTACCCAGATGAAACTTTCCAGGATCTGGTTTCCCTTCAGGAACTTCACATTGATGGACTTAAGAATCCAATGTTTGGAGAAGGCTTTAGATGCACCAACATCACGAAACTGACGATTGGAGGAAACTGCAATATGAGGGACATTTCAAACGAAACATTCCGCTACTTAAAACGATTAACACACTTAGACATTACAAATTGTGTAATAACTGATATTGGCCAATCTGCATTTGAGCccctccaaaacattcacatGTTAGACATGTCCCAAAATTCCGATCTTGGATTAGACAAGGCTTTTGCTAGTTTGTACGGTCTTCGTAATTCTCCACTGAAAATTCTAAAAGCAAACAAACTGAACAGATATCAAGGTATCGGCATTCTCGTAACAGCGGAACACGTTAAATACATGTCTGGTATGGTTCTTGAGGAATTACACATGGATGACAACCGGATAGAAATACTGGATCCTCGAGTACCCGTTCTCCTACCACAAACTCTGAAAGTTCTCTTTGTTAGAAAAAACAAGTTTTCATTTGGTTTGTATCTTCTAACACTAACATCAATGACCAACCTGCAGTTTGTGGATGCTTCGTCGGGTCACTTGTCCCATGCTCGTCCATTTTCAGTCCAGGCAGAAGCTCAGCTTGATTCTTACCTCACTGAGTTAGAGACAAACCCTCACATGGCTCATGGTGACACTTCAAATGCTGGGGAAAGTTCTAGTTCATTGTCTGATGTCACCAAGtctgtgaaacatattttttctcTATTTGAAGATCTTTCTGATGGTGATTCACCATGGCCAGGAAATTTCACAATTCATGTTCCACCGAATGCAACATATGCAAACGTCAGCAACGCAAAACTGAGTTACACTATTCCTAGAATACGATTTGGTAAAAATATACTAAAGACTTTGGATCTGTCATATAATTTCTTTACAAAGTGGTTTGGACCAGTTATTGGACTTCATCATCTagaatttggtgatgtgtcacacaATTATTGTGATTTTATAAACATACACTTCTTTGATGATTTGATTTCACTGAGAATACTGAACATAAGTTTCAATTATCTTGGCTATACATTACATGATGGAACATTTAGTACGTTACTCAAGCTTGAACATCTGGACCTTTCAAATAATAAACTGAGTTCTCTTCCAAGGGACGTTTTTAAAGGCTTAGAAAATCTTAAGTACTTGAGTGTTGGGTCCAACTATTTGAACAAGTGGAATGCCAACATTGGGGACCTGAGGAAGTTGAAACTTTTAGATGTATCCGATAATCTCTTTGAGGAGCTTGATGTCATATTTAGAAATCAGATTGATGACAATGCGAGCAAAGAACTGAAAATGAGGCTTCATAAAAACCCATGGAAATGCACATGTGAGACACTGAGCTTCTTGAAGTGGTTGGACACTAAACGAAGTCGTGTTTATGATCTTCAGGACCTACTCTGTACAGGGTCTGATGGTAGCCAGAAAAACATGACCAACCTACATGACATCATTATGGAACTGGAGAAGAGCTGTGCATCCTACACTGGTGTGGTGATTGGGGTGCTCAGTCTCATCATGTTGGTCCTGATATTTGCTGTGACAGGCATCGTGTACAGATACAGGTGGAAACTGAGGTGCCTCTACTACGTTGCCCGTAACCGACACAGAGGCTACCTGCCTGTAGAAGAGGAGGATCAGGAGTTCGAGTTTGATGCCTTCATATCCTACGCTGATGAGGACCGTGGACTTGTAGTTAGGAAAATGAGGCAGAGGCTTGAAGAGATGCAAGGTCTAAAGCTCTGTATTCATCACCGAGACTTTCTCGTTGGGGAAGCTATTGCTGCCAACATCCTAAACGCTGTTCAATCCAGCAGGAAGACAGTGATTGCCCTGTCAAGACACTTCTTGAGGAGCTACTGGTGTAAGTACGAAGTGGAGATGGCTAAGATGGAGAGTATCTACACGGGACGGAACATCCTGCtggttgttgtcttggagaACATCCCTGTGAAGGACCTGCCCCCTGACATTGTGGAGTTGATGTGTCAAGATTCCTATGTAGAGTACACTGATAATCAGGATGGTCAGGAAGTGTTCTGGCACAATCTGGAGCGAGCAATACGTAGGATGTAA